A region of Pyxidicoccus trucidator DNA encodes the following proteins:
- a CDS encoding YkgJ family cysteine cluster protein translates to MEPIPDAQREALESLYKRVGERAADITGAHAWWPCRRGCDHCCRHLSAPLPLTELEWRYLWEGFQRLSTEEREEVRARVAELERTGATRPYTCPLLDRESGACRVYAHRPLACRSYGFAAARDGGRWCHFITGLLEQHGDGDIVWANQDALEQTLAALGGPTSTLFEWFAAHP, encoded by the coding sequence ATGGAACCCATTCCAGATGCGCAGCGGGAGGCGCTGGAGTCGCTGTACAAGCGCGTAGGCGAGCGGGCCGCGGACATCACCGGCGCGCACGCGTGGTGGCCCTGCCGTAGGGGGTGTGACCACTGCTGCCGCCACCTGTCCGCCCCGTTGCCACTGACGGAGCTGGAGTGGCGCTACCTGTGGGAGGGCTTCCAGCGGCTGTCCACGGAAGAGCGCGAGGAGGTCCGCGCCCGCGTGGCGGAGCTGGAGCGCACCGGGGCCACGCGGCCGTACACCTGCCCGCTGCTGGACCGGGAGTCGGGCGCCTGCCGCGTCTATGCGCACCGGCCGCTGGCCTGTCGCTCCTACGGCTTCGCCGCCGCGCGGGACGGAGGCCGCTGGTGTCACTTCATCACCGGCCTGCTGGAGCAGCATGGTGACGGCGACATCGTCTGGGCCAACCAGGACGCGCTCGAACAGACGCTGGCCGCGCTGGGCGGGCCGACCTCCACACTGTTCGAGTGGTTCGCGGCCCACCCGTGA
- a CDS encoding sensor histidine kinase, with translation MSPTENAPPVPWRRWAWQVALWTAPATLAALETYFFSRSGPQSLPLWRAFASQVPAWYVWVPTTPLVVHLSRRLRLGLPPSARAVGVHLAACLGVGALFGGVYTLAHLAFMPPMSTPTPWWMLGLRFWLGWLPMTAMTYAAVLGVSQAVDSQRRARENERQAAALSVQLAEARLQALQTQLHPHFLFNTLNAIVVLVRERETDTAARMLVLLSDILRQLLQQGATQEVPLRDEVAVLSRYLEIQQLRFEDRLRVDWDVDDGVLDARVPHLVLQPLVENAIRHGVSMRSAAGVLRIRARRQGDVLSLEVVDDGPGLPAGFELERSPGIGLSNTRARLAQLYGDAGSLRVVSPPGGTGTVATVLLPLGASTPAGAERAHG, from the coding sequence GTGTCCCCAACGGAGAATGCACCGCCAGTCCCCTGGCGTCGGTGGGCGTGGCAGGTCGCGCTCTGGACCGCACCCGCGACGCTCGCCGCACTGGAGACGTACTTCTTCAGCCGCTCGGGCCCCCAGTCACTGCCGCTGTGGCGGGCGTTCGCCTCGCAGGTGCCCGCCTGGTACGTGTGGGTCCCCACCACGCCCCTCGTCGTCCACCTGTCCCGCCGCCTGCGCCTGGGGCTCCCGCCCTCGGCCCGCGCGGTAGGTGTCCACCTGGCCGCGTGCCTTGGCGTGGGCGCTCTCTTCGGAGGGGTGTACACGCTGGCCCACCTGGCCTTCATGCCTCCCATGAGCACCCCCACACCCTGGTGGATGCTGGGGCTGCGCTTCTGGCTGGGCTGGCTGCCGATGACGGCGATGACGTACGCGGCGGTGCTGGGCGTGTCGCAGGCGGTGGACTCGCAGCGGCGCGCCCGGGAGAACGAGCGTCAGGCCGCGGCGCTCTCCGTGCAGCTCGCCGAGGCCCGCCTCCAGGCGCTGCAGACGCAACTCCACCCTCACTTCCTCTTCAACACCCTCAACGCCATCGTCGTGCTGGTGCGTGAGCGGGAGACGGACACCGCTGCCCGCATGCTGGTGCTGCTCAGCGACATCCTCCGCCAGTTGCTCCAGCAGGGGGCCACGCAGGAAGTGCCCCTGCGCGACGAGGTGGCCGTGCTGTCGCGCTACCTCGAAATCCAGCAGCTCCGCTTCGAGGACCGGCTGCGCGTGGACTGGGACGTGGACGACGGCGTGCTGGACGCGCGCGTGCCGCACCTGGTGCTCCAGCCGCTGGTGGAGAACGCCATCCGCCATGGGGTGTCCATGCGCTCGGCTGCGGGCGTGCTGCGCATCCGCGCGCGGAGGCAGGGAGACGTACTGTCGTTGGAGGTGGTGGATGACGGCCCGGGGCTGCCGGCGGGCTTCGAGCTGGAGCGCAGCCCTGGCATCGGCCTGTCCAACACGCGCGCCCGGCTGGCCCAGCTCTATGGTGACGCGGGGAGCCTCCGCGTGGTGAGCCCTCCTGGAGGCACCGGCACCGTGGCCACCGTGCTGCTACCCCTGGGCGCGTCCACCCCCGCTGGAGCGGAGCGCGCGCATGGCTGA
- a CDS encoding LytR/AlgR family response regulator transcription factor, translating into MAELRALLVDDEPLARRGLRHALARHPEVEVCGECRDGREAVAAIRELRPHLVLLDVQMPELDGFGVIREVGVDHMPAVIFITAYDAFAVRAFDVHAVDYLVKPFADERFDEALHRARQRLRQDEAVELGRRLAGLLADSPGPRAPALELPEPKPERPAESPGRLLVKVGTRSVLVAVADIDWIEADDYCVTLHVGSQDHVLRESLSALEARLDAERFVRIHRSAIVNVERIRELHHASPMETVVVLGSGQRLRVSRNRREHLERRLGRAR; encoded by the coding sequence ATGGCTGAGCTGCGCGCCCTGCTGGTGGATGACGAGCCGCTGGCCCGCCGGGGACTGCGGCATGCGCTGGCCCGGCACCCGGAGGTGGAGGTGTGCGGGGAGTGTCGGGACGGGCGCGAGGCCGTGGCCGCCATCCGCGAGCTGCGGCCCCACCTGGTGTTGCTCGACGTGCAGATGCCGGAGCTGGACGGCTTCGGCGTCATCCGCGAGGTGGGCGTGGACCACATGCCCGCGGTCATCTTCATCACCGCGTATGACGCCTTCGCCGTGCGCGCCTTCGACGTGCATGCGGTGGACTACCTGGTGAAGCCCTTCGCGGACGAGCGCTTCGATGAGGCCCTCCACCGCGCCAGGCAGCGGCTGCGCCAGGACGAGGCGGTGGAGCTGGGGCGCAGGCTCGCGGGCCTGCTCGCGGACTCCCCCGGTCCCCGCGCACCGGCACTCGAGCTCCCGGAGCCGAAGCCCGAGCGTCCGGCGGAGTCCCCGGGGCGACTGCTGGTGAAGGTGGGCACCCGCTCCGTGCTGGTGGCCGTGGCGGACATCGACTGGATTGAAGCCGACGACTACTGCGTCACCCTGCACGTGGGCAGTCAGGATCACGTGCTGCGGGAGAGCCTGTCGGCATTGGAGGCGCGGCTGGACGCGGAGCGCTTCGTGCGCATCCACCGCTCGGCCATCGTCAACGTGGAGCGCATCCGCGAGCTGCACCATGCCTCGCCCATGGAGACGGTGGTGGTGCTGGGCTCGGGGCAGCGGCTGCGGGTGAGCCGCAACCGCCGCGAGCACCTGGAGCGCCGGCTGGGCCGGGCCCGGTAG
- a CDS encoding spermidine synthase yields MATSPSGLLVVTQDDEGRRFLQFGWLGASQSVVWPGFPLRLESDYTRAMVAALAFVEEPRRILVVGVGGGAIPMFLRAVLPQAHIDAVDIHPEVLEVARRYFGFREDAALHSHVADARRFLETPGLPYDAILLDAFDPRGIPPVLATREFLLATRARLAPGGVVVGNVLRHPSRRNSSMAPTWKESFAQLHAFTVEESFNQVLVGLPDTGKRSRAELNTRAERLSREWGVPFNLRTRLPRRYHGSPPSRRGA; encoded by the coding sequence GTGGCGACGTCGCCGAGCGGCCTGCTCGTCGTCACCCAGGACGACGAGGGCCGGCGCTTCCTTCAATTTGGCTGGCTGGGCGCTTCCCAGAGCGTGGTGTGGCCCGGGTTCCCGCTGCGGCTGGAGTCGGACTACACGCGGGCCATGGTGGCCGCACTGGCCTTCGTCGAGGAGCCCCGGCGCATCCTGGTGGTGGGCGTGGGAGGGGGCGCCATTCCGATGTTCCTCCGCGCCGTGCTGCCCCAGGCGCACATCGACGCGGTGGATATCCACCCCGAGGTGCTGGAGGTGGCCCGGCGCTACTTCGGCTTCCGGGAGGATGCGGCGCTGCATTCCCACGTGGCGGATGCGCGGCGCTTCCTCGAGACGCCCGGGCTCCCCTATGACGCCATCCTCCTGGACGCCTTTGACCCCCGTGGAATCCCCCCAGTGCTGGCGACGCGGGAGTTCCTCCTGGCGACCCGGGCTCGCCTGGCACCGGGAGGCGTGGTGGTGGGCAACGTGTTGAGACACCCGAGCAGGCGGAACTCCTCCATGGCCCCCACCTGGAAGGAGAGCTTCGCCCAGCTCCACGCCTTCACCGTGGAGGAGTCCTTCAATCAGGTGCTGGTCGGACTGCCGGATACGGGGAAGCGCTCCCGCGCGGAGCTGAACACACGCGCCGAGCGGCTCTCGCGGGAGTGGGGCGTGCCCTTCAACCTGCGGACGCGGCTGCCCCGCCGGTATCACGGAAGCCCCCCGTCCCGCCGGGGCGCGTGA
- a CDS encoding SOS response-associated peptidase, translating to MCGRVTVRTSPDQLVAELGLAGIRASVDRPRFNLCPTQLMPVVPNDGARMLDAFRWGLIPSWAKDASIGSKLINARGETVAEKPSFRTALKKRRCLVLVDGWYEWKQSTKPKTPYFFHRKDGGALALAGLWEEWTAPDTGEVLNTCTIITTGPNPLMSPIHDRMPVILPPEARELWLRPEPQDPAALLPLLVPFSGDTLDVYEVARVVNSPGNDVPACVERVAA from the coding sequence ATGTGTGGCCGTGTCACCGTCCGGACCTCTCCCGACCAGCTCGTAGCGGAGCTGGGCCTTGCTGGCATCCGCGCCTCCGTGGATCGCCCGCGCTTCAACCTGTGTCCCACCCAGCTGATGCCCGTCGTGCCCAACGACGGCGCGCGCATGCTGGACGCCTTCCGCTGGGGGCTCATCCCCTCGTGGGCGAAGGACGCGAGCATCGGGAGCAAGCTCATCAACGCCCGCGGTGAGACGGTGGCGGAGAAGCCCAGCTTCCGCACCGCGCTCAAGAAGCGGCGCTGCCTGGTGCTGGTGGACGGCTGGTACGAGTGGAAGCAGTCCACGAAGCCGAAGACGCCGTACTTCTTCCACCGCAAGGATGGCGGGGCGCTGGCCCTCGCGGGCCTCTGGGAGGAGTGGACGGCGCCGGACACCGGCGAGGTGCTCAACACCTGCACCATCATCACCACCGGCCCCAACCCGCTGATGTCGCCCATCCATGACCGGATGCCCGTCATCCTCCCGCCCGAGGCGCGAGAGCTGTGGCTGCGCCCCGAGCCCCAGGACCCCGCCGCGCTGCTGCCCCTGCTGGTGCCCTTCTCCGGCGACACGCTGGACGTGTACGAGGTGGCGCGCGTGGTCAACTCGCCGGGCAACGACGTGCCCGCCTGCGTGGAGCGCGTGGCCGCCTGA
- a CDS encoding DoxX family protein, whose protein sequence is MVGRSALGWTLVRVVFGLTLALGHGMSKVRGDMSQFAQGVAALGFPFPLFFAWCASLAEFLGGLLVAVGLFTRPAAAFAGFTMLVALFRHRADPFGRMELSLLYLTVMVAVVLAGAGPWSLDARVRRKA, encoded by the coding sequence ATGGTGGGACGTTCAGCGCTGGGATGGACGCTGGTGAGGGTGGTGTTCGGGCTCACGCTCGCGCTGGGGCACGGGATGTCGAAGGTCCGCGGCGACATGAGCCAGTTCGCGCAGGGCGTGGCCGCGCTGGGCTTCCCCTTCCCGCTCTTCTTCGCCTGGTGCGCGTCGCTGGCGGAGTTCCTGGGCGGGCTGCTGGTGGCGGTGGGCCTCTTCACCCGTCCCGCAGCGGCCTTCGCCGGCTTCACCATGCTGGTGGCACTCTTCCGCCACCGCGCGGACCCGTTCGGCCGCATGGAGCTGTCGCTGCTCTACCTCACCGTCATGGTAGCGGTGGTGCTGGCGGGCGCCGGGCCCTGGAGCCTCGACGCCCGCGTGCGCCGCAAGGCGTGA